The Arctopsyche grandis isolate Sample6627 chromosome 7, ASM5162203v2, whole genome shotgun sequence genome includes a window with the following:
- the LOC143914336 gene encoding uncharacterized protein LOC143914336, which translates to MFKLVVLFAVVAVASAKPNLLASGLVAPGLVGGWGAPLAVSRQSRIDVVSSPVVSQIAPWGLSSSVVSSPVVSAYSAVPAWNSGLVGGLNAWNGLATPVVSSIGEPALIPGSPAGVVKVTGKLVDTADVVIARNNHLVARNLAAHGIQKRSVISPLAYSSVVSPIAPWGLSSSVVSSPVVSAYSAVPAWNSGLVGGLNAWNSGLIGGLNAWNGLASPVVSSIGEPALIPGSPAGVVKTTGKLVDTADVVIARNNHLVAKSLAVHGIQKRSVISPLAYSSVASPIAPWGLSSSVVSSPVVSAYSAVPAWNSGLVGGLNAWNSGLIGGLNAWNGLASPVVSSIGEPALIPGSPAGVVKTTGKLVDTADVVIARNNHLVAKSLAVHGIQKRSAISPLAYSSVVSPIAPLGLASPLISSPLISSPILSRQIISGPVVSPWAARSIVSPISPIGVHGIRAW; encoded by the coding sequence ATGTTCAAGTTGGTGGTGTTGTTCGCTGTAGTGGCAGTAGCTTCTGCCAAACCCAATCTCCTGGCTTCCGGTTTGGTTGCTCCGGGACTCGTCGGAGGATGGGGTGCCCCATTGGCCGTATCTCGTCAATCCCGCATTGACGTAGTCTCATCTCCAGTAGTATCTCAAATCGCTCCTTGGGGTCTCTCCTCCTCCGTTGTCTCCTCTCCAGTCGTCTCTGCCTACTCTGCTGTCCCAGCATGGAACTCAGGACTCGTCGGAGGATTGAACGCATGGAACGGTTTGGCCACCCCTGTCGTCTCCAGCATTGGTGAACCAGCTCTGATCCCCGGATCACCAGCTGGAGTAGTCAAGGTCACCGGAAAACTCGTTGATACCGCTGATGTAGTGATTGCCAGAAACAACCACCTCGTCGCCAGGAATCTTGCCGCTCACGGAATCCAGAAGAGATCCGTCATCTCTCCTCTCGCTTATTCCAGCGTAGTATCTCCAATCGCTCCTTGGGGTCTCTCTTCCTCTGTTGTCTCCTCTCCAGTCGTATCTGCCTACTCTGCTGTCCCAGCATGGAACTCAGGACTCGTCGGAGGATTGAACGCATGGAACTCAGGACTCATCGGAGGATTGAACGCATGGAACGGTTTGGCCAGCCCTGTCGTCTCCAGCATTGGTGAACCAGCTCTGATTCCCGGATCTCCAGCTGGAGTAGTCAAGACCACCGGAAAACTCGTTGACACCGCGGATGTAGTGATTGCCAGAAACAACCACCTCGTCGCCAAGTCCTTGGCCGTTCACGGAATCCAGAAAAGATCCGTCATCTCTCCTCTCGCTTATTCCAGCGTAGCTTCTCCAATCGCTCCTTGGGGTCTCTCTTCCTCTGTTGTCTCCTCTCCAGTCGTATCTGCCTACTCTGCTGTCCCAGCATGGAACTCAGGACTCGTTGGAGGATTGAACGCATGGAACTCAGGACTCATCGGAGGATTGAACGCATGGAACGGTTTGGCTAGCCCTGTCGTCTCCAGCATTGGTGAACCAGCTCTGATCCCCGGATCTCCAGCTGGAGTAGTCAAGACCACCGGAAAGCTCGTCGACACCGCTGATGTAGTGATTGCCAGAAACAACCACCTCGTCGCCAAGTCCTTGGCCGTTCACGGAATCCAGAAGAGATCCGCCATCTCTCCCCTCGCTTATTCCAGCGTAGTATCTCCAATCGCTCCTTTGGGACTCGCCAGCCCACTCATCTCTAGCCCACTCATCTCCAGCCCAATCCTCTCCAGACAAATCATCTCTGGACCAGTCGTATCTCCCTGGGCTGCTCGCTCCATTGTATCTCCAATCTCCCCAATCGGAGTCCATGGAATCCGTGCCTGGTAA